A region of Candidatus Desulfarcum epimagneticum DNA encodes the following proteins:
- a CDS encoding hypothetical protein (Evidence 5 : Unknown function): MLSRAFWDQNLDDSRLDDFINGKVEEWPEPDRKLFFRRLLSTYDWYTLLKLDKLVKKLGMAKLKIRYTRRSGYF; the protein is encoded by the coding sequence ATGTTATCCAGAGCCTTTTGGGATCAAAATCTGGATGACAGTCGCCTGGATGACTTTATAAACGGCAAAGTGGAAGAGTGGCCGGAGCCCGACCGGAAATTGTTTTTCCGAAGACTGCTGTCCACATACGACTGGTATACGCTTCTGAAACTTGATAAACTCGTAAAAAAGCTTGGGATGGCTAAGTTAAAAATTCGATATACAAGGCGTAGTGGTTATTTTTAA
- a CDS encoding conserved hypothetical protein (Evidence 4 : Unknown function but conserved in other organisms), producing the protein MDQQEIRTLKILEQMDAGHPPSQRALAESLNVSLGLVNSFIKRLVSKGYFKATHIPRNRIKYILTPQGAAEKTRLTYEYIKYSFGFYQDARQRLSSLLKGLEEKGVRQIAFYGVSDIAEIAYMCLHETSMELVAVVGGPESRNFFFNDRIVPAERLDEIPFDALLVTVMDPGKEILDEIERAGVSRDQVALF; encoded by the coding sequence ATGGACCAGCAGGAAATCAGAACCCTTAAAATTCTCGAGCAGATGGACGCCGGGCATCCGCCCAGTCAGCGGGCGCTGGCCGAGAGCCTCAACGTGTCGCTGGGCCTGGTCAACTCCTTTATCAAACGTCTGGTGAGCAAGGGGTATTTCAAAGCCACCCATATCCCCAGAAATCGCATCAAGTACATCCTGACCCCCCAAGGCGCGGCTGAAAAGACCCGGCTGACCTACGAATACATCAAATACTCATTTGGATTCTACCAGGACGCCCGGCAGAGACTTTCGTCTCTTTTAAAAGGGCTTGAAGAAAAGGGGGTCCGCCAAATCGCGTTTTACGGGGTCTCCGACATCGCAGAGATCGCCTATATGTGCCTGCACGAGACCTCCATGGAACTGGTCGCCGTTGTGGGAGGGCCTGAGAGCCGGAACTTTTTTTTCAACGACAGGATCGTCCCGGCTGAGAGACTGGACGAGATTCCATTTGACGCGCTCCTGGTGACCGTGATGGATCCCGGGAAAGAGATTCTGGATGAGATTGAGCGGGCCGGGGTTTCTCGGGATCAGGTGGCGCTGTTTTAA
- a CDS encoding Cytoplasmic protein, which yields MPLHSHQFVEEYDGLAAFGFDRETDERTVIYYLQKFSDDTLMKRLVKKMSDEELEELFDMVNRFLKKHLNDQEYHSLFLKDDHHH from the coding sequence ATGCCCCTTCATTCGCATCAATTCGTGGAAGAGTACGACGGCCTTGCGGCCTTTGGATTTGATCGAGAAACCGATGAGCGAACGGTGATTTATTATCTTCAAAAGTTTTCCGACGACACTTTGATGAAACGCCTGGTGAAAAAAATGTCCGACGAGGAGCTTGAGGAGCTGTTTGACATGGTCAACCGGTTTTTAAAAAAGCATTTAAATGATCAGGAGTATCATTCGCTTTTCTTAAAAGACGACCATCATCATTGA